In Deinococcus irradiatisoli, the genomic stretch GCCCCACAGCCAGTAGTCCAGGCAACGCACCACGCTCCACCTCCGGGCGAGGTCGAGGTTCAGCTGGGCGGCGTCCACCAGCACCTCCAGCCCCCATTGCACCCCGCCGCCGGCTTCCAGCTCGTCCAGGCGGGTCCACAGCAGCGGCGCCACCCCGTATTCCAGGTCCCCGACCACGACCCTGGGATCGGTCGCCAGCCAGGGTTCCCGCGTGCCGGCCAGGACGTTGCCGAAATGCAGATCGGTGTGTACGAGGCTGGCCGAAGCCGTGGCCGCCCTTTCCAGCGCCTGCCGGCAGGCCGAATCCAGCAGGGTACGCGGAAAAGGCCGCCCGGCGCGTTCCCAGTCACGCGGCCAGTCGCGCTCGAAGGCTTGAACCTGGGCCTGGAGCGTCGGGAAGCTGGACGAAGGCGGCGCCGCAACCGCCAGCCGGCGCAGCAGCCAGCCCGCGATCTTCAGCGCTTCGGCGATGGGCAAGCCTTCCAGCGTGCGGCCGGGGTCCAGACGCTCCAGCAGCAGGGCCAGGTCATTGGCTTCCAGCACCTTCACCGCTCCATTGCCGTTCCAGGCCCGCAGCGCCGCCACTTCGTCGGCCTGCGAAGCGTGCGGCCAGGGAATCCGGAGAGCGCACGGCTCCTCACCGCGCCGCACCAGCACCACCAGACTCAGGCCGCCGTACAGCACTGGGCCATCGATGCTCAGGCCCCAGGTCCGGCACAACGTCTCCACCTGCTGCGGCAGGCGGCCGAGCCAGGCCCGGCCGGCTTCGCCTTCCCGGCGCAGGGTCACCTCGGCAAAGCCTTCCGGAACGGTGATCAACGCCCCCTCCTCTTTCCTCTCGGGACCGTCCATGTTCACACGCCGCTGAGCACGCCGCGCGCCGGCTCCGCCGAGCGGTGGTGCTCCTGCGGCAGGGCGCGGACCGCCCGCGCCAGCCGGCCGACCGCCTCGCCGAGTTCGGTTTCCGGCAAGGTAAAGGGCAGGCGCAGGTGCCGCTCGAACTGGCCCTGGGTGCCAAAACGCGGACCGGCGATGACCCGCACGCCGAAGCGCTCGCTGGTCGAGGCCAGCAGCGAGCTGACCGGCTGCGGCAGGGCGGCCCACAGCGACAGACCGCCCTGCGGCAGGTGGTAGCGCCACTCCGGCAGGTGCAGGCCAAGGGCGGCGTGCAGCGCGTCCCGTTGACGGCGCAGCGTTTCACGCCGGCGCTCCAGCATCGGCCCGGCGTCGGCCAGGAGGTGCGCCGCCGTGAGCTGTTCTAAAGTGGGCGCGCCCAGGTCCGAAGCGCTGCGGGCCGCCATGACCTGCTGGGCCAGCGCGGGAGGAACCCGCATCCAGCCCAAGCGCAGCCCGCCCCAGAACGATTTGCTCAGCGAGCCGATGCTCACGACCTGTGCGCGCGCATCGAAGCTGGCAAACGGCGCGGGCGCGGCACCGTCGAGCCACAGATCGCTGAGCACCTCGTCGACGATCAGGGTGGTGCGTCCCTGGTGCGCCGCCTCGATGACGCTGCGGCGCTGCGCCTCGGGCATGCAGTGGCCGGTGGGATTGTGAAAATCTGGAATCAGGTAGGCCAGACGCGGCGCGGTCTGCCGGATGGCGGCCCGCAGCCCGGCGAGGTCCCAGCCGCCGCTGCCCAGCGCCACCGGCACGATCTGACAGCCCTCCTCCCGGAAGGTGTCGAGCGCGTGAAGGTAGGTGGGGTGGTCCACCAGCACGCGCTCGCCGGCACAGGTCAGCACCCGCACCAGCAAGCTCAGGGCGTGCTGGGCCCCGAACGTCACCACGATCTGTTCGGCCGAGGTGGGCAGCCCCTGGTGGGCGTACCGCTCGGCGATGACCTGACGCAGCACTGGCAACCCGGCCGGCGCGTACCCGTGGCCCGGCAGGTGGGCCGGCAGCGCCTGAAGGGCCGCCGCGTAGGCCCGGTGCAGGCCCTCTGGCGCGGGCAGGGTGGCGTAGGCGAGGTCGAGCAGTCCGTCATCGGCGCTACCCGCCGGGTCGAACGGCCGCAGCAGGCTGGGCAACGTCTGGGCCTCCGGGAGGGTGGTCAGGCTCCCCGACCCACGCCGGGTGGACAAAAACCCCTCGTCACGCAGCTGGAGGTACGCCGCCGCCACGGTGGTGCGGCTCAGGCGCAGGGCCGCCGCCGTTTCACGTTCGCCGGGCAGCCGCACGCCGAGCGCGAGGCGGCCGTCGAGAATCAGCTGCCGCAGGGCCTGGGCCAGCTGCCGGTACGCCGCGCCGCTTCCCGACCAATCGCCGAGTTGCTCGGCCAGGGCGGCGGCACCGATCGAGCGTGAAGCGGACCCTCGGGGCGGTCTGGGCGTCATAAGCCACTTTGCCACAACTGGCTCTAGAAAGACAGGCCAGTTTCGGCGAACCTGAAGCATGTTGACCCGCCGCCTGCTGCAGTTGTTCGTCGGCCTGAGC encodes the following:
- a CDS encoding PLP-dependent aminotransferase family protein, translating into MTPRPPRGSASRSIGAAALAEQLGDWSGSGAAYRQLAQALRQLILDGRLALGVRLPGERETAAALRLSRTTVAAAYLQLRDEGFLSTRRGSGSLTTLPEAQTLPSLLRPFDPAGSADDGLLDLAYATLPAPEGLHRAYAAALQALPAHLPGHGYAPAGLPVLRQVIAERYAHQGLPTSAEQIVVTFGAQHALSLLVRVLTCAGERVLVDHPTYLHALDTFREEGCQIVPVALGSGGWDLAGLRAAIRQTAPRLAYLIPDFHNPTGHCMPEAQRRSVIEAAHQGRTTLIVDEVLSDLWLDGAAPAPFASFDARAQVVSIGSLSKSFWGGLRLGWMRVPPALAQQVMAARSASDLGAPTLEQLTAAHLLADAGPMLERRRETLRRQRDALHAALGLHLPEWRYHLPQGGLSLWAALPQPVSSLLASTSERFGVRVIAGPRFGTQGQFERHLRLPFTLPETELGEAVGRLARAVRALPQEHHRSAEPARGVLSGV
- a CDS encoding aminoglycoside phosphotransferase family protein; amino-acid sequence: MITVPEGFAEVTLRREGEAGRAWLGRLPQQVETLCRTWGLSIDGPVLYGGLSLVVLVRRGEEPCALRIPWPHASQADEVAALRAWNGNGAVKVLEANDLALLLERLDPGRTLEGLPIAEALKIAGWLLRRLAVAAPPSSSFPTLQAQVQAFERDWPRDWERAGRPFPRTLLDSACRQALERAATASASLVHTDLHFGNVLAGTREPWLATDPRVVVGDLEYGVAPLLWTRLDELEAGGGVQWGLEVLVDAAQLNLDLARRWSVVRCLDYWLWGLNHGLTIDPERCRRVVAGLRS